One Bemisia tabaci chromosome 7, PGI_BMITA_v3 DNA window includes the following coding sequences:
- the LOC109032709 gene encoding protein Smaug homolog 1 — protein MHQQSRLSTISFWFSQMSETLQAVALVTLFRRTTPKISKFLAIILESALSDETELEASIMEANNLATVRSIRALEQEGAAMSKILTCLPLLDPHNVEAKNEYLNISKLLLNNAVSTGFFLEEAKELMTILILHPAFKPEKKSFENYNRALVEKCQKDLVENATSFPVGKINAKQRSNSLTPPYSEHFSQDCDYARKVRSSSISLYGGPLSPQSSGTTSSGSGSETHLENMHLISPNAIANDPVLRNDVEAWLKYLRLHKYTEIFLRMSYEQLISINESNFEEILLSLGYERITEGARRKIILHISKLGERVQVLSKKDEEVTSGESLVLKAAIDELKIIVNTPIRSTCLVPHNEANIPSLYCSVLNKVCTYTLTSSNCNAQAILCDQLIPLLDITLEKPAFMHQKKKIMEWKSQITQLNARVQSKHFLHAPQRPKIHRNSLTLSPTLNVETLQLPKKHSLQDHIPLIAQRPPSAPPAQSGIDSLDRLESLAIKVAEKPLSPE, from the exons ATGCATCAACAAAGTCGCTTGTCAACCATCTCGTTCTGGTTCTCACAGATGAGTGAGACATTGCAAGCGGTCGCCTTGGTGACACTGTTTAGAAGAACAAcaccaaaaatttccaaatttctagCGATCATTCTGGAATCGGCTCTTAGTGACGAGACAGAATTGGAAGCCTCTATAATGGAGGCTAATAATCTAG CAACTGTTCGAAGTATCAGAGCACTGGAGCAGGAAGGTGCAGCCATGTCGAAAATTCTTACCTGCCTACCTCTGTTAGACCCACATAACGTAGAggcaaaaaatgaatatttgaatATCTCGAAATTGCTCTTGAACAACGCTGTCAGCACAGGGTTCTTTTTAGAAGAAGCCAAAGAATTAATGACAATTCTTATTCTTCACCCTGCTTTTAAACCAGAGAAGAA ATCTTTTGAGAACTATAACCGAGCTCTTGTAGAAAAGTGTCAGAAAG ATTTGGTGGAAAATGCCACTAGTTTTCCAGTTGGGAAAATTAATGCCAAGCAGCGCAGCAACAGTCTCACTCCACCGTACTCGGAGCACTTTAGCCAG GACTGCGACTATGCCCGAAAGGTACGTAGTAGCAGTATTTCTCTCTATGGTGGACCATTGTCACCTCAATCTTCCGGAACAACGTCCTCGGGTAGCGGCTCTGAAACCCATCTTGAAAACATGCACCTGATCAGTCCGAATGCCATTGCAAATGATCCTGTACTTAGAAATG ATGTTGAGGCTTGGTTAAAATACTTGAGGCTGCACAAATACACGGAAATTTTCCTCAGGATGTCTTACGAGCAACTCATCAGCATTAACGAatctaattttgaagaaattctgTTGAGTCTTGGTTATGAACGTATCACGGAAGGCGCTAGACGGAAAATAATCTTGCATATCAGTAAACTTGGGGAGAGAGTTCAAGTTTTAAGCAAAAAGGACGAG GAGGTCACCTCAGGTGAATCTTTGGTGCTGAAAGCAGCAATTGACGAACTGAAAATTATTGTCAATACGCCAATTAGGTCTACGTGCTTGGTGCCGCACAATGAGGCAAACATACCGTCATTATATTGTAGTGTTCTCAACAAAG TCTGCACGTACACATTAACGAGCTCCAACTGTAATGCACAAGCTATCCTTTGTGATCAACTAATACCTCTCTTGGACATCACCTTAGAGAAACCAGCTTTTATgcatcaaaagaagaaaatcatgGAATGGAAATCGCAGATAACGCAGTTAAATGCCAG GGTGCAATCGAAGCATTTTCTGCATGCGCCACAACGACCGAAGATTCACCGGAATAGCCTAACTTTGTCGCCAACATTGAATGTAGAAACTTTGCAGCTTCCCAAAAAGCACAGTTTACAAGACCACATTCCACTCATTGCACAG CGTCCTCCATCAGCGCCTCCAGCTCAAAGCGGCATTGATAGCTTAGACAGGCTGGAAAGCCTAGCCATCAAAGTAGCAGAAAAACCTCTGTCACCAGAGTAA